In Mobula hypostoma chromosome 10, sMobHyp1.1, whole genome shotgun sequence, a single genomic region encodes these proteins:
- the LOC134353242 gene encoding SERTA domain-containing protein 3-like has protein sequence MMMIGALKTPVQSRSKVTQQVPMVGKGVKRKRLAEGGLDSFQNLADCPQSYSLKRQLVLNTSLNKMQSGRALPELSLRRTVLIANTLRQIQEEIRLESSQLVSAMDLEVGGAEQGVPREPLPSRLTTESYPASFGDGLEDYMAIASDEDFSLSSAINSILRDLDLVIDGSPPLSSPQDAVETMDLAGEEGAQSSDPPRPLESVFGSFEIMSSSYLVGVTLDDLFLDIDTSVCDCDVAGSVPGGRVAPPGPAEDSGKSFPSCNSSSLGASPSLRTDLNDLDHIMEILVSS, from the coding sequence GTCCCAATGGTCGGGAAGGGTGTGAAGCGAAAGCGCCTTGCCGAAGGGGGCCTGGACTCCTTCCAGAATCTGGCCGACTGCCCACAGTCCTACAGCCTCAAGCGGCAGCTGGTGCTCAACACCTCACTGAATAAGATGCAGAGCGGGCGCGCGCTGCCCGAGCTCAGCCTCCGGCGCACCGTGCTGATCGCCAACACCCTGCGGCAGATCCAGGAGGAGATCCGGCTGGAGAGTAGCCAGCTGGTGTCGGCCATGGACTTGGAGGTGGGCGGGGCGGAGCAGGGCGTCCCGCGGGAGCCCTTGCCTTCGCGGCTGACCACAGAGAGCTACCCGGCCAGCTTTGGGGATGGCCTTGAGGACTACATGGCCATTGCCTCCGACGAAGACTTCTCCCTGTCCTCCGCCATTAACTCCATTCTCCGGGACCTTGACCTAGTCATCGACGGGAGCCCTCCGTTGTCGTCCCCACAGGACGCGGTAGAGACAATGGACCTAGCAGGGGAAGAGGGAGCTCAATCCTCAGATCCTCCTAGACCCCTGGAGTCGGTGTTTGGCAGTTTTGAGATCATGAGCTCCAGCTACCTCGTAGGTGTGACCTTGGACGACCTCTTCCTCGACATTGACACGTCCGTGTGCGACTGCGACGTAGCGGGCTCGGTTCCCGGCGGCCGGGTGGCTCCCCCGGGCCCGGCTGAAGATTCAGGCAAGAGTTTCCCCTCGTGCAATTCCTCGTCGCTTGGGGCCAGTCCGAGTTTAAGGACGGACCTAAATGACCTCGATCACATCATGGAAATCCTGGTCAGTTCCTAA